A genomic region of Jaculus jaculus isolate mJacJac1 chromosome 10, mJacJac1.mat.Y.cur, whole genome shotgun sequence contains the following coding sequences:
- the Bpgm gene encoding bisphosphoglycerate mutase, with protein MSKYKLIILRHGEGAWNKENRFCSWVDQKLNSDGLEEARNCGRQLKALNFEFDLVFTSVLNRSIHTAWLILEELGQEWVPLESSWRLNERHYGALIGLNREKMALNHGEEQVKVWRRSYNVTPPPIDESHPYYHEIYNDRRYKVCDVALDQLPRSESLKEVLERLLPYWNERIAPEVLKGKTVLISAHGNSSRALLKHLEGISDEDIVNITLPTGVPILLELDENLHAVGPHQFLGDQEAIRAAIKKVEDQGKVKDSKK; from the exons ATGTCCAAGTACAAACTTATCATATTAAGACATGGAGAGGGTGCTTGGAATAAAGAGAACCGATTTTGCAGCTGGGTGGATCAGAAACTCAACAGTGACGGCTTGGAGGAAGCTCGGAACTGTGGCAGACAGCTCAAAGCCTTAAATTTTGAGTTCGATCTTGTCTTCACCTCTGTCCTTAACCGGTCCATTCACACAGCCTGGCTGATCCTGGAAGAGCTGGGGCAGGAGTGGGTGCCTCTGGAAAGCTCCTGGCGTCTGAATGAGCGTCACTATGGAGCCTTGATTGGCCTCAACCGGGAGAAAATGGCTTTGAATCACGGTGAAGAGCAAGTGAAAGTCTGGAGAAGGAGCTACAACGTGACCCCGCCTCCCATTGACGAGTCTCATCCCTACTACCATGAAATCTACAATGACCGCAGGTATAAAGTGTGTGACGTGGCCTTGGATCAGCTGCCCCGCTCAGAAAGCTTAAAGGAAGTTCTGGAAAGACTCCTTCCCTATTGGAATGAAAGGATTGCTCCTGAAGTGCTAAAGGGGAAAACCGTTCTGATATCTGCCCATGGGAATAGCAGCAGAGCTCTCCTGAAACATCTGGAAG GTATCTCCGATGAAGACATCGTCAACATCACTCTTCCCACAGGAGTCCCGATTCTGCTGGAGCTGGATGAGAACCTGCATGCCGTTGGGCCTCACCAGTTTCTGGGTGACCAGGAGGCCATCCGAGCGGCCATCAAGAAAGTGGAGGATCAAGGAAAAGTGAAAGACAGCAAAAAATAA